A section of the uncultured Desulfosarcina sp. genome encodes:
- the tyrS gene encoding tyrosine--tRNA ligase: MPNVIDVLKERGFIEQTTHDQELIDYVNAGPVSCYIGFDPTASSLHVGSLVPIMSLAHMQRNGHRPIALVGGGTGLVGDPSGKTEMRKLLTEDDVAQNVLGLKSQLARFIDFADEKAIMVNNADWLTQLAYIPFLRDIGRHFSVNRMIRAESYKMRLDSEDGLSFIEFNYMVLQAYDFLELRKRYNCCLQMGGSDQWGNIVAGIDLIRRVEGKNAFGITFPLITTASGAKMGKTAAGAVWLDPERTPPYDYFQFWVNTDDRDVARFLALFTFLPMEEIRSVAALEGANLNAAKSILAFEATRLAHGEDEAMKAYCSAISMFGARQISRDLLPSSKIPRESETSDDETVPQTEISIAEIEAGIPCFKLFHRVGLAESSGAARRLIQQGGGYVNGRRLERFDEMVTARDIEEMQITLRAGKKHFFKIRVKGKNKR; the protein is encoded by the coding sequence ATGCCGAATGTGATCGACGTTCTAAAGGAACGCGGATTTATTGAACAGACAACGCATGATCAGGAGTTGATCGATTATGTGAACGCAGGTCCGGTAAGCTGTTATATCGGTTTCGATCCGACGGCTTCCAGCCTCCATGTAGGCAGTTTGGTCCCGATTATGTCGCTGGCTCACATGCAGCGAAATGGGCATCGTCCCATCGCCCTGGTTGGCGGAGGTACCGGGCTGGTCGGAGACCCTAGCGGCAAAACGGAAATGCGCAAGCTGCTGACCGAAGACGATGTCGCCCAGAACGTATTGGGGCTCAAATCGCAATTGGCCCGGTTCATCGATTTTGCCGATGAAAAGGCCATCATGGTCAACAACGCAGACTGGTTGACCCAACTGGCGTATATTCCTTTTTTAAGAGATATCGGCAGGCATTTTTCGGTCAACCGGATGATCCGCGCCGAAAGCTACAAAATGCGATTGGATTCGGAGGATGGGCTGAGCTTTATCGAGTTCAATTACATGGTTCTGCAGGCTTACGATTTCCTTGAATTGCGCAAGCGCTATAACTGTTGCTTGCAGATGGGGGGCAGCGACCAGTGGGGAAATATTGTTGCCGGCATCGATCTGATTCGACGGGTCGAGGGCAAAAATGCCTTCGGCATCACTTTTCCGCTGATTACCACCGCAAGCGGCGCCAAGATGGGAAAAACCGCGGCGGGTGCCGTCTGGCTCGATCCTGAACGTACGCCGCCTTACGATTATTTCCAATTCTGGGTCAATACCGATGACAGGGATGTGGCCCGGTTCCTGGCTTTGTTCACCTTTTTGCCCATGGAGGAAATTCGGTCCGTTGCCGCTCTTGAAGGGGCGAATCTCAATGCCGCCAAATCCATCCTGGCCTTTGAAGCCACGCGTCTGGCTCATGGGGAAGACGAGGCTATGAAGGCCTATTGCTCTGCGATTTCCATGTTTGGTGCCAGGCAGATCTCCCGTGATTTGCTGCCCTCCAGCAAGATTCCCAGGGAGTCCGAGACTTCCGATGACGAAACGGTTCCCCAGACGGAAATATCTATTGCGGAAATCGAAGCAGGAATTCCCTGTTTCAAGCTGTTTCATCGTGTGGGACTCGCCGAATCCTCCGGAGCGGCCAGACGGCTGATTCAACAGGGTGGTGGGTACGTTAACGGCCGGAGGCTCGAACGTTTTGATGAGATGGTAACCGCCCGGGATATTGAGGAGATGCAGATCACGCTGCGGGCCGGAAAAAAGCATTTTTTCAAAATTCGGGTTAAAGGCAAAAATAAGCGTTGA